Proteins encoded within one genomic window of Oncorhynchus mykiss isolate Arlee chromosome 27, USDA_OmykA_1.1, whole genome shotgun sequence:
- the LOC110507412 gene encoding cleft lip and palate transmembrane protein 1 homolog has product MTCFFAKNITLTYQSELTRGLRFHCQCATETVKMSSQETEASPQTNGEVSSNGAVAAVDGQAVQTATGDPAPQQPAPPPNAWSVIKGVLFRIFVIWAISSWFRRSSTPDPSTPAGAPHLPSRNLFPKESLMDLYVYISQDEVFSDFNDTQSLFWFHRDLVYGDWNTGDEGDGCYEHSLDLDIQEKVQMNGSLYIHVYFTKTGFHPDPKRKSQYRRLATVHATRMLNKFKRRKFVKTKNLLTGETETDPEMIKRAESHGPVEIISHWHPNLTINMVDDHTAWVKGSVPPPLDQHVKFDAVSGDYYPIVYFNDYWNLQKDYYPINESLQSLPLRLSYCPLSLWRWQLYAAQNARSPWNFLPEDTYEQSDEDQDSVKVALLETNPYLLGVTIVVSIVHSIFEFLAFKNDIQFWNSRQSMEGLSVRSIIFGVFQSLVVLLYILDNETNFVVQVSVFIGLLIDFWKITKVMDVKLDRENKLFGILPRLSIKDKSTYVQSSTKVFDDMAFKYLSWLLYPLFGCYAVYSVLYQEHKGWYSFVLGMLYGFLLTFGFITMTPQLFINYKMKSVAHLPWRMLTYKALNTFIDDLFAFVIKMPMMYRIGCLRDDVVFFVYLYQRWIYRVDPNRMNEFGTSGAEPTGVDPNKDSTAQGEVAATGEVAATGEVAATGEVAAITEKAKDEKKND; this is encoded by the exons ATGACTTGCTTCTTTGCAAAAAACATCACGTTGACGTACCAATCTGAACTCACGCGAGGACTGCGATTTCATTGCCAGTGTGCGACAGAGACGGTGAAGATGTCGTCGCAGGAGACCGAAGCTTCTCCGCAAACCAACGGCGAG gtgagcaGCAATGGAGCTGTTGCAGCCGTGGATGGCCAGGCTGTACAGACTGCTACTGGGGACCCTGCACCGCAACAGCCGGCTCCACCACCCAATGCATGGTCGGTCATAAAAGGAGTCCTCTTCAG GATCTTCGTCATCTGGGCCATCAGCAGCTGGTTCCGCAGGTCCTCCACACCAGACCCTAGTACCCCAGCAGGGGCACCGCATTTACCCAGCCGAAACCTTTTCCCCAAGGAAAGCCTCATG GACCTGTATGTGTACATCTCCCAGGATGAGGTCTTCTCTGACTTCAACGACACACAGTCCCTGTTCTGGTTCCATAGAGACCTGGTCTACGGAGACTGGAACACTGGAGACGAGGGGGACGGCTGCTATGAGCACTCACTGGACCTGGACATCCaagag AAGGTGCAAATGAATGGTTCCCTCTACATCCACGTGTATTTCACAAAGACCGGATTCCACCCAGACCCCAAACGCAAGAGCCAGTATCGTCGGCTAGCAACAGTCCATGCCACGCGGA TGCTGAACAAGTTCAAACGCAGGAAGTTCGTGAAGACTAAGAACCTGCTGACGGGGGAGACCGAGACCGACCCGGAGATGATCAAG CGAGCGGAGAGCCACGGCCCAGTGGAGATCATCTCCCACTGGCACCCCAACCTCACCATCAACATGGTGGACGACCATACAGCCTGGGTCAAGGGCTCGGTCCCCCCTCCACTGGACCAAC ATGTGAAGTTTGACGCGGTGAGCGGCGACTACTATCCTATCGTCTACTTCAACGACTACTGGAACCTGCAGAAAGACTACTACCCCATCAATGAGAGCCTGCAGTCGCTGCCTCTGCGCCTGTCCTACTGTCCGCTGTCCCTGTGGCGCTGGCAGCTCTACGCTGCCCAGAACGCCCGCTCACCATGGAACTTCCTGCCAGAGGACACCTATGAGCAGTCTGACGAGGACCAGGACTCTGtcaag GTGGCCCTGCTGGAAACCAATCCGTACCTCCTGGGCGTGACCATCGTGGTCTCCATCGTACACAGCATCTTCGAGTTCCTGGCATTTAAGAATG acatcCAGTTCTGGAACAGCAGGCAGTCTATGGAGGGTCTCTCTGTGCGCTCCATCATCTTTGGGGTGTTCCAGTCCCTGGTGGTGCTGCTCTACATCCTGGACAATGAGACCAACTTCGTGGTGCAG GTCAGCGTGTTCATCGGCCTGCTCATCGACTTCTGGAAGATCACCAAGGTCATGGACGTCAAG TTGGACAGAGAGAACAAATTGTTCGGGATCCTCCCACGCTTATCAATAAAAGACAAGTCAACGTACGTGCAGTCCTCCACCAAAGTCTTCGACGAC ATGGCCTTCAAGTACCTGTCATGGCTGCTCTACCCTCTGTTTGGGTGCTATGCCGTCTACAGTGTGTTGTACCAAGAGCACAAAGGCTGGTACTCATTCGTACTGGGCATGCTCTATGGCTTCTTGTTAACCTTTG GTTTCATCACGATGACGCCACAGCTGTTCATCAACTATAAGATGAAGTCCGTGGCCCACCTCCCATGGAGGATGCTCACCTACAAGGCACTGAACACCTTCATCGACGACCTGTTTGCCTTTGTCATCAAGATGCCCATGATGTACAGGATAGGATGTCTCCGAGACG ACGTAGTATTCTTTGTCTACCTGTATCAGCGCTGGATCTACAGGGTGGATCCCAACCGGATGAACGAATTTGGCACCAGCGGAGCGGAACCCACTGGAGTGGACCCTAACAAGGACAGCACAGCGCAGGGGGAGGTCGCAGCCACTGGGGAGGTCGCAGCCACTGGGGAGGTCGCAGCCACTGGGGAGGTCGCAGCCATAACAGAAAAAGCAAAGGATGAGAAGAAGAACGATTAA